In the Acidimicrobiales bacterium genome, one interval contains:
- a CDS encoding DUF5615 family PIN-like protein, with protein sequence MKFLVDQNLSPLLTAGLRDAGHDAVHTRDLGLQQASDTVVLATASDQGPIVVSADTEFGTLLAASRADGPSVVLVRRPSDRSARQVLALILANLDAAADALAEGAIVVLDAERVRVRRLPLY encoded by the coding sequence GTGAAGTTCCTGGTCGACCAGAACCTGTCGCCGCTCCTCACTGCGGGTCTGCGCGACGCCGGGCACGACGCAGTTCACACGCGAGATCTCGGCTTGCAGCAGGCGAGCGACACGGTCGTGTTGGCAACGGCAAGCGATCAGGGCCCCATCGTCGTCTCCGCCGATACCGAATTCGGGACGCTGCTCGCTGCCAGTCGAGCAGACGGTCCCTCAGTGGTACTCGTCCGCCGCCCATCAGATCGGTCAGCGCGTCAGGTCTTGGCGCTCATCCTCGCCAACCTCGACGCTGCGGCGGATGCGCTCGCAGAAGGCGCAATTGTGGTCTTGGACGCGGAGCGGGTTCGGGTGCGGCGCTTGCCGCTCTACTGA
- a CDS encoding DUF433 domain-containing protein, whose translation MTFERITVEPDKMGGQPCIRGLRIPVATVVVMVADGMSPEQIVDELPDLEAADVAEALRYAAEALRERELPLRRPA comes from the coding sequence ATGACCTTCGAGCGCATCACCGTGGAACCGGACAAGATGGGCGGGCAGCCGTGCATTCGCGGGCTGCGGATTCCGGTCGCGACGGTCGTCGTGATGGTGGCCGACGGTATGAGCCCCGAGCAGATCGTGGATGAGCTCCCCGACCTCGAAGCGGCGGACGTGGCCGAAGCACTCCGGTACGCCGCTGAGGCACTCCGCGAGCGAGAGTTGCCGCTCCGCCGGCCTGCGTGA
- a CDS encoding potassium channel family protein produces the protein MAGLTWLTSAVGFTLAEDVGADGRVHSFFDALWWSSTTITTVGYGDVYPVTAAGRVIGAVTMVVGISTFAVVTAKVAEFLMRTGATDS, from the coding sequence ATGGCCGGCCTGACCTGGCTCACGTCGGCCGTCGGCTTCACGCTTGCGGAGGATGTCGGTGCCGACGGGCGCGTGCACTCCTTCTTCGATGCCCTGTGGTGGTCGTCCACCACGATCACGACCGTGGGGTATGGAGACGTGTACCCCGTCACGGCCGCAGGCCGCGTGATCGGAGCCGTGACCATGGTTGTGGGGATCAGCACCTTCGCCGTCGTAACGGCAAAGGTGGCCGAGTTCCTCATGCGAACGGGTGCAACGGACTCGTGA
- a CDS encoding PaaI family thioesterase: MDNGGFRETVGLEVVDGSGDQVQVVLEADERHVNPYGTVHGGALATLADVAMGTAAATGDNRPVTIEMKVTYLEAAQPGRLTATATVRRRGKRIIIVECDIDDADGSAVAHGIATFTVV; this comes from the coding sequence ATGGACAACGGCGGGTTTCGGGAGACGGTCGGGTTGGAAGTCGTCGACGGCTCAGGCGACCAGGTGCAGGTGGTGTTGGAGGCCGACGAGCGCCACGTCAACCCCTACGGCACGGTGCACGGCGGTGCTCTGGCGACGTTGGCCGACGTGGCCATGGGCACGGCGGCGGCCACCGGAGACAACCGCCCGGTCACCATTGAGATGAAGGTCACGTACCTCGAAGCGGCCCAGCCCGGCCGGCTCACGGCGACGGCCACCGTTCGGCGCCGAGGCAAGCGCATCATCATCGTGGAGTGCGACATCGACGATGCCGACGGCAGCGCAGTTGCCCACGGCATCGCCACGTTCACCGTCGTCTGA